The following nucleotide sequence is from Candidatus Jordarchaeales archaeon.
GGTTGCTTCAATTGAGGGGGGTTCGGCGCTCACGTTAAACCACCCGTGGCGACCGGTTTTCTTTAACGGTTTTTATTTCGGCGTTATTCCTGTAAATTTTTGCGGTGGCGTCTTCTTTTTTTCTAGGAAGTTTTTGCTTCTCTGCTTGAATTCTTCGGTTGCCCAGACCATTGCTGTCACGTCTCTGGCGAGCTGCCAGTTTAGCATTGCCAAGTCGGTCCAGAACTTTAGGGAGGACTTGATTACCCTGAATGCTTGGGGGCTTGCTTTCTCGACGACTTCTAGTGCGAGTTTCTCTGCTTCTGTTTCTGCTTCGCTGTCCTCGACGACCCTGTTCACTAGGCCGAGCTGGTAGGCTTCCTGCGCTGTTAGAAGTTTGGCGGTGAAGAGGAGTTCTCTCGCTCTCTTTTCTCCGACTATTAGTGGTAGGAGTTGGACTCCGCCGCCCAGCGCTGTGGATCCGACCGCTATTTCGGGCTGCCCCAGCTTGGCTGACTTGCCGGCGACTACTAGGTCGCACATCATGGCGAGCTCGTGGCCGGCGGCGACGCAGGCTCCTCTCACGCATGCGACCACGAGCTTTCCTGTGTCCCTGACGATGTCGATGAGCCTCTTGTAGGCGCTCTGCCACCTTAGCCCGGATTCGAAGTCGCTTTTTAGGAGCTCGTTGAGGTCTGCTCCCGCGCAGAAGTCGCTTCCCTCGCTGGTGAGGATTATGGCTTTCACGTCGTCGTCTCTGTCGGCTTTCACAAAGGCGTCGTAGAGCTCGTTTAGGAGGGAGGTGTTTAGCAGACACGGCTTCCCCTTGTACACTATCCTAATCCAGGCTAGGGGCCCCTTCTTCTCCAGTTTCACCTGCTCCAACCGCTCACCTCCTCTCCTCTCTTTTCAGCCCGAAGAACTCGTACCATCCGCCCCTGCTTCCAGGGTTGAACTTCGGGTCGCCTAGGTAGCCTGAAAGGACTAGCTTTTTCAGGGTTACAGGCGGGGCGTATCGCTTCTCCCTTGTTTCCCTGTAAATGTACTCGCTGACTTGCAGCGCTGTGTGGAGCCCTGTGAAGTCCATTAGCTCGAAGGGGCCCATCGGGAAGCTGAAGGCGAGCTTGCACATCTCGTCGATCTCCTTTATTCCAGCTACCCCGGCCTCGAAAAGCCTTATAGCCTCCATGAACCAGCAGATCATGAATCTCGTCGTGAAGAATCCCGGCACGTCTTTTGCTTCTATCGGTGTCTTTCCAAGCCTCTTCGCCAGTTCTACTGTTAGCCTGTATGTTTCCTCAGACGTCAGTGCCCCCCTCACCACCTCCACTAGCTTCATCACGGGAGCCGGGTTGAACCAGTGCATGCCGATGAACCTGTCCTTCCTCTCGACGGCAGACGCGAGGTCACTTATCATTATAGCTGAGGTGCTTGAGGCGAAGACCACTTCCTCCCTGCATATTTTGTCTAGCTCAGAGAAAACCTTCTTTTTCACCTCCACATCCTCTGGCACCGCTTCTACAACGAAGTCGACTCCTGCGAAGTCCCGCATGGAGGTTGTCGCCCTAATCCTGCTCATGATCTTCTCAACTTCGTCCGCCGCCAGGCGCCCCTTCTCGACGAGCCTCTCCAAGCCAAAGGCACCAGACCTTATCAGGGTCAACGCTCTCTTGAGTGTTTCCTCACTCCTGCTGAAGAGCACCACCTCGTACCCGCTTCTAGCACACACTTGAGCTATACCGTGCCCTATGGTGCCAGCTCCCAGAACACCAACTACTTTAATATCCTCTACCCTCATAGAAACCACCACCTCCACGAGCACGTAGAACTAAGGGGGAAAAGAGAGAGCCTTTTCTACAAAAAGGGGGCAAGCCGGGCCCTTAAAAAATAGGGGCCGGGTGCGTCTCTCACACTATCCTCGTCGCCTTCCAGGTTTTCAGCGCTACATCAAGTTCTTTGTGTTCTTTCGCCGCCTCCTCGAGCGGAATACCCTTCATAGTAGCCTCTACGGCTTGCCTGAAAGCCATGGCGCCCGCCCTGGGTCCCTGCGGGTGGGCGTGTATTCCGCCCCCGACGCCTATCACTATGTCTGGTCCGAGGTCGAAGACTAGCAGGGGGACGTGTGAGGGTATTATTCCTCCAGACGGCATCGGGAAGACTTTCTTCAGGTGGTAGAACGGGTACCTTAGCACTTTAGCTATCTTGATGTAGTTTTCTCGCAGGAATGGGGCTTTGCCGTAGGGTGCAGGGTAGACGACTATGTCGGCTCCAGCCATCCTCGGGAACTTGCCCATTATGAGGTGGGCGCTTAAACCGTACTCGGGTGACATGTATATCGCGCCCGTGAAGTCGGGGAGGTGTGCGAGTATCGGCACGTTTATGCTTGGGTCCTCGGCCAGGTCCCTTAGGGTTTCAAAGCCGACGGGGACGGCGTCCACCATAAGCGCGTTTCCGCCGAGCTCTATGACGCGGTCGGCTAGCTCTAGGACGCGGGAGGGCCTATCGGTTATGTTGACAGTGTAGAGCGTTTTCTCGCCTTTCTCCTCGTTCGCCCTGTCTATCGCCTCCATGAACTTGACAACCCTATCCTCAACCCTATTGAGCTCCATGTCGGCTAGGAGCTCGTCGTCCTTTATTATGTCAACCCCTCCCGCGGCAACCTCGTA
It contains:
- a CDS encoding enoyl-CoA hydratase/isomerase family protein translates to MKLEKKGPLAWIRIVYKGKPCLLNTSLLNELYDAFVKADRDDDVKAIILTSEGSDFCAGADLNELLKSDFESGLRWQSAYKRLIDIVRDTGKLVVACVRGACVAAGHELAMMCDLVVAGKSAKLGQPEIAVGSTALGGGVQLLPLIVGEKRARELLFTAKLLTAQEAYQLGLVNRVVEDSEAETEAEKLALEVVEKASPQAFRVIKSSLKFWTDLAMLNWQLARDVTAMVWATEEFKQRSKNFLEKKKTPPQKFTGITPK
- a CDS encoding 3-hydroxyacyl-CoA dehydrogenase NAD-binding domain-containing protein → MRVEDIKVVGVLGAGTIGHGIAQVCARSGYEVVLFSRSEETLKRALTLIRSGAFGLERLVEKGRLAADEVEKIMSRIRATTSMRDFAGVDFVVEAVPEDVEVKKKVFSELDKICREEVVFASSTSAIMISDLASAVERKDRFIGMHWFNPAPVMKLVEVVRGALTSEETYRLTVELAKRLGKTPIEAKDVPGFFTTRFMICWFMEAIRLFEAGVAGIKEIDEMCKLAFSFPMGPFELMDFTGLHTALQVSEYIYRETREKRYAPPVTLKKLVLSGYLGDPKFNPGSRGGWYEFFGLKREERR
- a CDS encoding RuBisCO large subunit C-terminal-like domain-containing protein, giving the protein MEWCEMGGFEYEYIDAPEALPEGFDPEEYVVATYYVSLPAGLDANVVAQAAAIEQSTGTWTPVPKETPEVKRKHAARVIGVYEAPSYQWSLPKGVEERQYIIQIAFPLVNLCGSQFPVLLATVAGNILAGGKIKLLDITFPRKFVEGFKGAKFGIEGVRKILGVKDRPLINNMIKPCVYSPPDIGAELAYEVAAGGVDIIKDDELLADMELNRVEDRVVKFMEAIDRANEEKGEKTLYTVNITDRPSRVLELADRVIELGGNALMVDAVPVGFETLRDLAEDPSINVPILAHLPDFTGAIYMSPEYGLSAHLIMGKFPRMAGADIVVYPAPYGKAPFLRENYIKIAKVLRYPFYHLKKVFPMPSGGIIPSHVPLLVFDLGPDIVIGVGGGIHAHPQGPRAGAMAFRQAVEATMKGIPLEEAAKEHKELDVALKTWKATRIV